aacccaggtctcccacattgcaggcggattctttaccatctgagccaccagggaagccctctttaggATGGTACTTCCGAAAACTCATATTATCACCCTGAAAGCTTACTTGTGATCAGTGAGTATTACAAATGGATTGGTATTTTGTTGAAGTTCTTTTAATAAGCAGTTGGCAGCCGTTTATGTCCATCTTGGATATAGTAATGATACGTAGGAGAGACTGGCTGCCCATTGATCTCCATGATTTGGCTGtggaaggaggtgggggtgggagaaaaatgaggaatggttcagttcagtctatGTCCCTGAGTGTTTGTTAGATGTGGGCatcaatggcaccccgctccagtactcttgcctggaaaatcccatggacggaggagcctggtgggctgcagtccatggggtcgctaagagtcggacacgactgagcggcttcactttcactttttactttcatgcattggaggaggaaatggcaacccactccagtgttcttgcctggagaatcccagggacggcggggcctggtgggctgccgtctatggggtcgcacagagtcggacacgactgaagcgacttagcagcagcagcagcagcacagtgaagggcctcccaggtggcttactggtaaagaatctgcctgctagtgcaggctcagtccccgagtcaggaagatcccctggaggagggcatggtaacccacacAGGACTCTTGGCCTggagaagaggagcctggtgggctgtagccaATGGGCTTGCACACTCAGCCGCTAAATGAGGACAAGTATAGTGATACATAGAGTGGTGCCTGCTTGAATCATGAATGTGCTGATTTTTAGTTGAAAACAGTGGTGAGTGTAACAAGTTTAAGAATGTGCCTTGTTTCTTTAAAGCTTTATGCTGAAAAGGTAGCCACAAGAGGACTGTGTGCCATTGCCCAGGCAGAGTCTCTGCGTTACAAACTCCTAGGAGGCCTTGCTGTGCGGAGGTAAGAGTCCTTATGATTGTGTCCTGTGAATCAGTATATCAGCTATTTTGTTAATTTAGTAAGTGGACTGTGACAGGCTCAGCTAGTCTCTGAGGGCTTTAACAATAAGACATTGTCAGTCCATGTTGCAGCCTAGTTAGAAAGACTAGTAAAGACACAAGTGTTTAAAAAAGTGGGTGGTGGTAGTAGAGCACTGTGTGCTTTGGGAGTAGAACGTTAGGATGGGGCTGGGAAGTGGTTTGGGTTCATGTTGAAGTCATTCACATACATTGTGTGGTGGTAACTCTGGGTCTCAGACAAGACTCATTGCTGATGAGAGAGCTTAAAATCGAGTCACCTATGCCCTCTAGGTATGTATAAATAGTAATGTGAGGAACAGAGGACATGAGGTGGTTAGATTGGCCCCAGAGCTGGGCTTGCTAATAAGATTTCAGCTGGCAGTTCCTTGAGCAATTTCACTGCTTGGAGTAAATGAAGTGCCTTGCTTGGGTGTTGGGAGTTCATTAATCCTTAATGCAGAACCTTGGGAGGTTTTTCAACAGAGGAGGGATGTGAAGGCTGTGCTGTAGTCGGGTTCCCATGGGAGGAATGCCGTAGGCAAGGGTGTGCAGAAGACTGCATACCTGGTTTGACTGCCACCTCCACCACGTAGATCAGTGACACGTCTGGTGCCTGGGCCAGCATCAGTGTTGCCAGTAAGAACTgatgagaaataaacattttccgTTTCCAACCCAGACTCACTGAATTGGGGAGTGGGGGAATACAGCCCAGCAACCTGTCTTCATAAGCCCTCCAGGTGAATTTTGCACGCACTGAAGTTCGAGTGGTTCATTTGGACCTTGAGGAGATTCTATAATGTGCAGTCAAGTTTGGAAAGCACTTGATTAGAAGGCACTTGATGTGTTTCCCTAAGGAGTTCCCTAAGATGGTGTGTGGTGGGAGTGGAAGAAGGTTTCTATCTCTTGGGTCAGGCTCTGGTCAAACTTACTCTGCATTAAAGGGACACTGAAAGTAGTCAAGTGCAGGCTGAGTTCTGTTTTGAAGTGGGGTGGGGTTGAGTGGTCATGTCTGGTGATGACACAAATGGCTCTCTGTCTCTTGTGTGCCCAAAGGGCCTGCtatggtgtgctgcggttcatcaTGGAGAGTGGGGCCAAAGGCTGCGAGGTCGTGGTGTCTGGGAAACTTCGAGGACAGAGGGCTAAATCCATGAAGTTTGTGGATGGCCTCATGATCCACAGTGGGGACCCTGTTAACTACTATGTGGACACCGCCGTGCGCCATGTGCTGCTCAGACAGGGTGAGTAGCCAGGAGTGCTTGGGGCAGTGGCTTAAATGGGTAGGCGTGGTTTTATACCTGCTCTTCAGTGTTTGGGGAGTTGGGGGTATAGTGAACATCTTTGCACTCTTCGGGTTCATTGTTTAGCTTCATTGAAGAGAGTTGGTTTGTCCTTGTCTCAGCCACTGGTGTACCCTTCAGTGATGACACGATGACGAGTCAGAAAAGGCACATTCTGCTCTCGGGCCTTGTCAGTGCCACGTTCTGTGGTGCTGTGCATGGGTTCCTTTTGCAGAGTGTCCTGTTCATTGATTGATTAGAGGCATTTGTCTGAGAAGGGGCCAGACACAGGATGCTTGAGTAAcctgttcttttcttccttctgctctgtTCTGTTGTGTAGTGGGGGGTAGTGGAACTATAGGTAGGTCTAAACTATGGCATCTTCTAGGTGTGCTGGGCATCAAGGTAAAGATCATGCTGCCTTGGGACCCGACTGGTAAGATTGGCCCTAAGAAGCCTCTGCCTGATCACGTGAGCATTGTGGAACCCAAAGATGAAATActgcccaccacccccatctCTGAACAGAAGGGTGGGAAGCCAGAGCCGCCTGCCATGCCCCAGCCGGTACCCACAGCATAATAGGTATGTCTGTAAGGGCCTCTTGGGGCATAATGGAACAGTATTCCATCTAGTGAATAAAAAGTAGACTACGCTTGCTTTACATGAGAGGACACAGATTGGAGCCAGGGACTCATTTAGCCCTGGTATTCTTGAGTGTTTGCACTGTCTTCTTTAGTTCAAAAATTTTAGGTCACTCTTATTAGTAATCAGCTGTTCTTCCCACAATCCGTTAAAACGGTGACAGGCCTCTCCTACGCCTGGTGCCTGTTGTGGTGTTTGTTTCTGGAtgttctgtgtattgattttcatGTAAACCCGACACTAAGGTGAATTTTCTGTTCTTACTGTATTTTGTCCGCTTTCAGGTCTCCTTGGCCGCTGGATCTGGAATCTGAATGTTGCTCTGCAAAGAtctttaataaaatctttttaaaagacatgtGGCCTACTAGACTCTACATCTAGGATTCAGGCTGAGGGCCAGGTCACCCCATGGGAGCATTGCTTGATCGATTCCTAAGAATCGATCACAGCCTGGTTTCCAGTGTTTCTGTGCTTTCCTTAAAAATCCTGTTGGTTTCGGTGTGAGGAGAGGGCAGGTGTGATGAGAGAACCCAAGCAGAAGTAACCAAAGTAACCCTCTCCTTGTGGGGGAGTAAATCTGGTGATGGTGAAGGCTGATAATTTACAGGACAGCACCTTGATCGCCTCAACCTGAAATTCGGGGTTCAGGGAAAGTGAATGCTGAAGAGCCTAATGTTCAGAAGTAGGTTCACCTAAGCATTATAGAGTTGTGATCAGAATCTGCATCTTTGTGTCCTTGTTCTCTTAACCATTATCCTCTAGTAAAGTATAAAGGGTACTTAAATTAACTACCATTCAGTCTGATGACTTAAAGAGTTTTATACTgatatgtggagaaggcagtggcaccccactccagtacccttgcctggaaaatcccatgatggaggagcctggtaggctgtagtcaatggggttgctaagagtcagacacgactgaagcgacttagcagcagcagcagcatactgataTGTATTCATAAGAAATTGGATTGTCTTCATTTATTCAGGTGAGACTAGTGAGGGACAGGCTGGCATGCAAATCCTACAAGACTAAAGGTAGTAAATTATGTTGAGAGCATACTGACATCTGTGTTGTCCCCTCTTTAATAGAGCGTTGGATGTTTCTACTGGCTAGACAGTAATACCTTAGTTGTTTTTGTCAAGTGTTTGTGGAATTGAGACCATGTCTCGGTGGTAAAAGTACTCCCCTCTAGAATAATAGCTA
Above is a genomic segment from Bos javanicus breed banteng chromosome 15, ARS-OSU_banteng_1.0, whole genome shotgun sequence containing:
- the RPS3 gene encoding small ribosomal subunit protein uS3, translated to MAVQISKKRKFVADGIFKAELNEFLTRELAEDGYSGVEVRVTPTRTEIIILATRTQNVLGEKGRRIRELTAVVQKRFGFPEGSVELYAEKVATRGLCAIAQAESLRYKLLGGLAVRRACYGVLRFIMESGAKGCEVVVSGKLRGQRAKSMKFVDGLMIHSGDPVNYYVDTAVRHVLLRQGVLGIKVKIMLPWDPTGKIGPKKPLPDHVSIVEPKDEILPTTPISEQKGGKPEPPAMPQPVPTA